Proteins from one Alphaproteobacteria bacterium genomic window:
- a CDS encoding demethoxyubiquinone hydroxylase family protein, with product MNSRKTPPQIISSTRQNDRTVEISSEIKSMIRVNQAGEYGASRIYAGQLAILKDTPAEESLTAMAAEEAEHLQKFNRLIIENQVRPTILQPLWHVGGYALGMITAIIGEKAAHACTIAVEEVIAEHYQSQLKELKKTTDHHDALITLIEECRQDEIAHKETAIELGGHDAPAYQFLTSTIKKISRTAIWLSSRF from the coding sequence ATGAATTCAAGGAAAACACCCCCTCAGATCATATCATCGACAAGACAAAACGATCGTACAGTCGAAATCTCTAGCGAAATCAAGTCAATGATCCGGGTTAATCAAGCTGGTGAATATGGAGCTTCGAGAATTTATGCAGGACAACTTGCCATTTTAAAAGATACGCCTGCAGAGGAAAGCTTGACTGCAATGGCCGCTGAAGAAGCAGAGCATTTACAAAAATTTAACCGCCTTATAATAGAAAACCAAGTCCGCCCGACAATTTTACAACCTCTGTGGCATGTCGGTGGGTATGCTCTTGGGATGATTACAGCCATCATAGGCGAGAAAGCCGCCCATGCCTGCACGATTGCCGTTGAAGAAGTTATAGCTGAGCATTATCAAAGCCAATTGAAGGAATTAAAAAAAACAACAGATCATCATGACGCTTTAATCACCCTTATTGAAGAATGTCGGCAAGATGAGATAGCACACAAAGAGACAGCCATCGAACTTGGGGGACATGACGCCCCAGCATATCAGTTCTTAACCTCAACCATTAAAAAAATATCTCGAACAGCTATTTGGCTTTCGTCACGGTTTTGA